Sequence from the Cryptococcus neoformans var. neoformans JEC21 chromosome 1, complete sequence genome:
GCTAACAATTGTGCTGTTTGTTTATCAGCCGTATCCCCAGCAACAGCATTATCCTACATCGGCGCAACCGTCTTTCCAGCCTCCTCCGCCTATATCACCTccatcgtcttctcctttcgcCTTTGCACCACCTCCCCTTGGAACTACGCTGCCTCCAGGAGGGACATCTCGTCCTCCATTGGTGTCACATCACTCTGATCCACCACCTGTCGCTCAACCTATATCCTATTCGTTCATgaagcagcaacagcaactACCACCTCCGGCTCCTCACCATGGAAGTTATCCCTATGTCACCAGTATTCCCATGAGCTACCGTTCATATTCAGGGGATAGTGATAGGAACTCCCCTCAATCACTGAACGGTAGGGCGCCCGCCCCAAGTAATCCTTCTACTCATTCTGCTTCAATATCTGCTCAGTCAAGCCCGTTACCATCGAATTTTCAGTATCAGCGTCAAATGCTGCCCGGACCGTATGAAGCGCCTGTGGGACAAACATTACCAGATCTAAATCGTTCAGCGACGTATCCTCAAGGTTATTACAATCCTGGGTACGCATCGGCCTTATCTACGGAGATGCCCCGTTCGCTTTCGTACCCCTCTGGATACTCTCAGCCGTACTCTTATATCCCCCCATTACCATCACCCACGTCTTTTCACCCGGCCATTCCTGGCTATTCATCGCTTACGAGACATCATACTCTTGGTACGGGGCCTTCGTACGCGTTTAGCAGCAGGCAACCTGTTCAAGATCGACCGTTCAAATGCGATGAATGTTTGCAGAGCTTTGTAAGCATCTTTTGACAGCACATGTATTGAGAGGGTAAAGTTGGCTTACGATAGCTTAGAACCGTAATCACGACCTGAAACGTCATAAGAGAATCCATCTCAGTGTCAAACCCTTTGGCTGTGAGAAATGTGGTAAAACATTCTCCCGTAAAGACGCATTGAGAAGACATTGGCTAGTCAAAGGATGTCGAGGTTCTGAGGGCGCTACCGCACCTATAGGTGAGTGATTTAGAAATTAGCTGTATCAGATTGCGTCTAATAAGCGCGACGATAGTGCCGCTTTACCCTCTTTCTTCGACTTCGTCACAGCCGCCCGCactttctccttctacGCCCACTTCGCTGGAGCAACTAAAAGGTAACCCTATCACGggttcatcctcatcctctcgGTCTAGCACCACCCTTCCACCCTTGTCAAGTCTTCCCCAGCGTCAATCAGCCGATCAGTCACAGATCATCCTCACTCCTCGTGAACCTTCTGGCTTGACACTTGCCCAAGCGGCCGCTCCTGTTGCTCAAATTTCTATCAAGACGGTCGATCCGGCTGTAGGAAATATTGATGTCGGAAGCGGATCAGGAAGCGCTGGGTCAATGGGAGAAGGTTTCGCACCCGAATACTTTGACAGCGTTGTACCGGTTAAATCGGCCAGTGGCACGTCGACTGATGCCAGAAGTAACGTTTCACCTTTCTCTAGTACATGCACTTCACCACCCGAAAGTATTCAACCTCAGCCTTATCGAAAATCGACTCTGACCTTGGCGTCTGATGGGACTGGACCTTCGCCATCGAGCTCCTATAACGATACTATTTCTTTTGCTCCGAGTAGCCTTGGGGCTGAGGGGAAGCCTGTGTTCATTACGCCGTTTACACCAACAGCGCAATCGTTTGCTatgcagcagcaaggaacGAATGTCAGTCAGACTTCTTCTGAAGCGGCTACGATGGAGAGGCAAGCGAGTTCGGATAAGATGCCTGAGACATGGCAAAGATGGTGAGTGGCAGTTTGCTTTATACTTGATTTATTCTATCGCtgacttttcttttttataGGCATCGTCCATCGTTCCCCTTCCCTGCTCCTCCTGGAATCTCATTCGCCTTTGACCCTGCAAGTCCTTTGGAGGGGACAGACCCGTCATACGCCCAGTAAACGAAAGTAAACGAACCATCCAATTTATCAATCGTCCAACCTCTTTTTGTTATTTCCTTATGGGACGTTGTACTTTTATcttttcatcgtcattgTCTGCTGTGTCattcatcttcaatttTTTTCTTGGGATTCTTTTACTCTGTCAAACTTTAACAAACATTCGTGTCTTTTTTGGGTTTTTAGGGACAATCGCCTCCGCATCTCGCATTTCGCATCGTGTCGTGCAATTGCTCATCAATGTCTTTATCTAAGACTGTTATGACACAAGGCCAATTATTATTGGTACTCTACATAGCATCATAGTAGAAAgatagaaaaaaaagtctCTGTCACACCTTCTACTAGtagggaaaagaaaacaatCATTCGTATGTTGCGCAACAAGTCCAAAGGTTGTTAAGACCATGATATGTATCTTCAGCTTGCAGCGTCTGTCTTTCTCGTCCCCTCGGAGCAACAAAAATGGTCAGCAGTTTATTTATTCAAGGTTTATTATCTCAACCTTTTTTCTGTATATCCTTTGTGCATGTATCTACccaaaaaaaggaggacGACATGGGAcgcatcatcaccatcgaAAAGAATGACCAAACgatgtttttttttttt
This genomic interval carries:
- a CDS encoding specific RNA polymerase II transcription factor, putative; translation: MSSIHHQVSATYEGRTGEGRTDVSPYPQQQHYPTSAQPSFQPPPPISPPSSSPFAFAPPPLGTTLPPGGTSRPPLVSHHSDPPPVAQPISYSFMKQQQQLPPPAPHHGSYPYVTSIPMSYRSYSGDSDRNSPQSLNGRAPAPSNPSTHSASISAQSSPLPSNFQYQRQMLPGPYEAPVGQTLPDLNRSATYPQGYYNPGYASALSTEMPRSLSYPSGYSQPYSYIPPLPSPTSFHPAIPGYSSLTRHHTLGTGPSYAFSSRQPVQDRPFKCDECLQSFNRNHDLKRHKRIHLSVKPFGCEKCGKTFSRKDALRRHWLVKGCRGSEGATAPIVPLYPLSSTSSQPPALSPSTPTSLEQLKGNPITGSSSSSRSSTTLPPLSSLPQRQSADQSQIILTPREPSGLTLAQAAAPVAQISIKTVDPAVGNIDVGSGSGSAGSMGEGFAPEYFDSVVPVKSASGTSTDARSNVSPFSSTCTSPPESIQPQPYRKSTLTLASDGTGPSPSSSYNDTISFAPSSLGAEGKPVFITPFTPTAQSFAMQQQGTNVSQTSSEAATMERQASSDKMPETWQRWHRPSFPFPAPPGISFAFDPASPLEGTDPSYAQ